One Fundulus heteroclitus isolate FHET01 chromosome 1, MU-UCD_Fhet_4.1, whole genome shotgun sequence genomic window carries:
- the LOC105936426 gene encoding transcription factor HES-2, with product MSPNMTYDALPSLSPRLTVAKRKEALELRKTMKPLMEKRRRARINDSLNHLKTLILPLTGRDTNRYSKLEKADILEMTVKFLSDIPPVNAKGSADSYREGYKACLQRVSALLPKTNLDQEACHRVEGFVQRSMAKNSAPTCLNCCAQNARAFPQLHQKLLTLKSCFSSSLERQAHSCASTASAPSRAQSGPQPVSVAVWRPW from the exons ATGTCCCCAAACATGACCTACGATGCTCTCCCGTCTCTTTCTCCAAGGCTGACTGTGGCCAAAAGGAAAGAGGCTCTGGAGTTGAGAAAG ACAATGAAACCACTGATGGAAAAACGACGGCGCGCTCGCATCAACGACAGCCTGAACCACTTGAAAACCCTCATCCTTCCTCTTACAGGCAGAGAT ACAAATCGCTACTCCAAGCTGGAGAAAGCTGACATCCTGGAAATGACCGTTAAGTTCCTCAGTGATATTCCTCCTGTTAACGCCAAAG GCTCAGCAGACAGTTACAGAGAAGGTTACAAAGCCTGCCTCCAGCGCGTCTCCGCTTTGCTTCCTAAAACCAACCTGGATCAAGAGGCGTGCCACCGAGTCGAGGGCTTCGTGCAGAGGTCTATGGCTAAGAACAGCGCCCCAACCTGCCTAAACTGCTGCGCCCAGAACGCCAGGGCTTTTCCTCAGCTCCACCAAAAGCTCCTGACTCTGAAATCCTGCTTCAGCTCCAGCCTGGAGAGGCAGGCTCACAGCTGCGCTTCAACAGCATCAGCTCCTAGCCGTGCGCAATCAGGCCCGCAACCGGTCAGCGTTGCTGTGTGGAGACCCTGGTAG